The DNA segment GCTGCGATGCTAACCGAATAGAATTTGAAATCGGCagaggagatggaaaaggaggagagggaagcCCAGTCGGCCAAGCTACAAGAGCTGATTCGCAGGGGCACCCCTGAGGACCTTCGCGAGGCCAACCAACTGATGAAAATTATGACGGGTTACGATACAAGATCGAAGGTCGACTACCGCGCCAaagcggcggaggaggtggccaAAATTCAGCagaaggcgaggttgttggaggagaggttaGCGCAGTTTAAGCCCGGTGATAAGATGGCGGACGGTGATGTGTTCTCGGAGCTCGCCTCAGCCCTGTCCAGCGCCCAACCAAAGATCCAGAAAATGTGTGAGGAAGAGTCGGAAGACCACGAAGCTGTTGCGAAGCTGCTGGAAATTAACGATGCCATTCACCGGACTTTCCAGAGATACaggctgctgaagaagggAGACTTTGAGGGTGCTGCCAAGTTGGCCGACCCCAATTTCACCCCATCTGGGAGTGCTGGTGGGAAGGGCGCAGCCGGCGAGCTGTCTTTGATTGACTTTGACGACGCTGCGGCAGACACAAACGGTTCTGGCAGTCAAGGGGCATCTCAAGCTTCCGGATCTGGTCTTGAAAATGACCTCCTAGGCCTGTCCTTAGGGGAAACGAGCAGCTACGGCCAAACGGGCGGTATTGCTTTGGGTTTTGGTGCCAATACTAGTATGCTttctttcctcctcaccaacgtTGGACTATGGCTAACAGTCCCAGATATCCCTGGCCCGGCTCTTTTGTCTTCGGTTACACAAAACAACAGCGCTGGAGGGAACTACAGCGTAtcgacatcaacctcaccagcaccaccccctggcTTCTCAAACTTTTCCGCCTTCAGCTCGGCGCCCTCGTCTAAGACGGCCACCCCAAAGCCTGTCAGCTCGGCGTTCTCACCGCCCGCCTCCAAACCAGTTTCCAACGATCCCTTTGCCCAACTGGCCTCTCTTGGCTCCAAGCCAGCGACACCCACGCCAGCGGCACCCCAAAacaacgacgatgacgagtgGAGTTTCTCCTCGGCCCTCCCACCAGAAGCTCCCGCCCAGCCCAGGGAGCACACGgccgtcatcaacaacaccaatctcAAGATTGACTTCAAGGCCTTCCGAGCGGCAGAGGGACAACCACCGGTGGATTTGCTCATGCTGTTCAGCAACAACACTCCCTTCCCAGTAACGGAACTGCACTTTCAACTAGCAGTGACCAAGGTATGTTTTTGCCGTTACTATTGTGTAGAATAGCCCATGCTGACTTTTTCGACAGGGCTATGAGTTACAACTCACGCCACAGTCCGGCCGTAATCTCTTGCC comes from the Podospora pseudocomata strain CBS 415.72m chromosome 5, whole genome shotgun sequence genome and includes:
- the GGA2 gene encoding ARF-binding protein (COG:U; BUSCO:EOG09261KZ6; EggNog:ENOG503NV9I) is translated as MEAASARYAARDRWGDPGHPAPSQLLRYIASACSPENYEPNLALNLEISDLINAKKGSAPREAAVAIVNYINHRNPNIAMLALNLLDICVKNCGYPFHLQISTKEFLNELVRRFPERPPIRPTRVQLKILELIEEWRGTICETSRYREDLGFIRDMHRLLSYKGYTFPEVRREDAAVLNPSDNLKSAEEMEKEEREAQSAKLQELIRRGTPEDLREANQLMKIMTGYDTRSKVDYRAKAAEEVAKIQQKARLLEERLAQFKPGDKMADGDVFSELASALSSAQPKIQKMCEEESEDHEAVAKLLEINDAIHRTFQRYRLLKKGDFEGAAKLADPNFTPSGSAGGKGAAGELSLIDFDDAAADTNGSGSQGASQASGSGLENDLLGLSLGETSSYGQTGGIALGFGANTNIPGPALLSSVTQNNSAGGNYSVSTSTSPAPPPGFSNFSAFSSAPSSKTATPKPVSSAFSPPASKPVSNDPFAQLASLGSKPATPTPAAPQNNDDDEWSFSSALPPEAPAQPREHTAVINNTNLKIDFKAFRAAEGQPPVDLLMLFSNNTPFPVTELHFQLAVTKGYELQLTPQSGRNLLPKQINGVKQEVKVWRSGDKLQKVEKIKLRWRVSYKLNGEVKNEMGEVPEFSIP